The sequence below is a genomic window from Coffea arabica cultivar ET-39 chromosome 4c, Coffea Arabica ET-39 HiFi, whole genome shotgun sequence.
AAACCCCCCAACACCCACAGCCAGTAAATCCCCACACCAACCACAAAGCTAAAGAACAAAAGTAGAAAACAGAAAACCTTTCGCCAAAATccaatataaaatatatttttctgcTCTGCATTTGTTTACATttgtttcataatttttttggcttttaattattgcaatctttttctttcttttcctttctctctgTCTCCGCGAGTCTCTGTCTCTGTCGCTGTCGCTCTCGCTCTATCAGAGAAGAGAAAGAACTCAAAGCCTCAGCCATGGTTTCTACGAGAAGAAGCGGATCCCTCCCGTCCAACACCAGCAACAAGAGATCATCTTCTTCCTCTGATAATAACCCTCCCTCTCCAAAGCGTCCCAAGGTACTCCCAAACATTTCTCCCAccttttttatgaatttttttcccAAGAGAGAGATAAAGGAGAAAGATAGACTGGGGGAGAGTGAATTTTCTTTAGGGGGTTTACtggattgatttgatggattTCTATAGTTTTTGAAGTGTTTTAAGAAATGGGTTCTTGTCATTTCCTGATTTTTCTGAGGGGTCCTTGAAagttttgattttgattgatttttttggaTTGAATTTTAGGGGGAAAGTAGCAATGCAAAGGCATCTGAGAAATCAACTGCGGAGAATTCTAAGGAATTGTGCTCTACTGATCCACCTGGATTCACAGGCGGTTGTCCTCCGGCTACTGCATGTGGCGGCGCTGAGGTTGTCAGTCACCCCACTAGAGTTGACCCTTCTGCTACTGTCCCTGCTGCATCCCTTGCCACTCCTGTTGCTGAAGGTACCTATATCTGTATTTCCTGTTCATTTCTTGAATAAGCTGTTGAGTTTTGCTGTCAGAAATCGATTAATTTCTCGGTTTTCTTGCTACAATAGGGACCACACCGGTTATTTTGGACAAGACCAGAAACTCGTTTTCATCATGGAAGCAGCATCCGGGGTATGAAATGCCAGCGCCTTGGTGTAGGTTACTATCACAATATCAGCAGGTCAATTCCTTTGCTTAGAAATGTGCTTGTTTTTAATTGTTGTTTTGAGCTCAAGTTTGATTCTTTCTATGCAACTTGTAATGGATgcacaaaaaagaagaaaaatttttgaatgagATTGAATGGTCTGCATTTGCTATTCTTTTGCTGGAAATTTATAGATATGAAAAAGGTTCGGACTTTTAACTGACCAATTGccatatttggattttttttgcaGAATGCTACTGTCTCTGTCAATCGTACACCTTTTTTGATCGGACCAAGCAAGAATGCCAATCTTCTTATCAGGGATCAAAACGTTAGGTGTACAATAAGGCTTTCAAAGGTACTACCTTCTAGTTTCAGTGGAGTATTTATTGCATGGCTAAAATTTCAGGTTGGATAAGATGAATGTTCATGTGTGGCTGTTATTTAAAGAAGGGACTAGTTTGAGATTACCTGGATTGGGTGACTTTGTGAAATGTAGATATAGAAGCTTGAGGTTTGTATAAGATTAATTTCATGATATTCATGTTGCTCGGTTATCCTTTTGCCTAGGCTAACAAAGAGCATTTCCTCCTCTTTCTTGGGTATCAAAACTAGCAGAGCCGCAAGGCATTGTGTAGGAATATTAGATTGAATAGTAGACGATCTTTCTCTTCTCAAATAATCTGAATTTTGGACTGCCTTTTTTTGGTACAAACTAATGCTGGTTTAACATATTTTGACTAACAATCCCATGATTTTATGAGACAATTTTTGCTGAATCCCAAGACTCTGGCTTTTGAATCAATTAATCAAAGGATGAGTTCTTTTATAAATTGGACATATTTTTTGTTCCACTAGGATCCTTTTTGCGTATTCCTTTATTTCTGTGCACGAAATCTGTATTGCTTTACATACTAGATGATATTTGTTATCTGTGGATGAGCAGCGTGCAGGGAGTTCTGTAGCTCTGCTTGAGAGCCGAGGAAGCAAAGGATCTGTGCAAGTCAATGGAAAGAcaataaagaaaaatactaGTTGTGTTCTCAGCTCAGGGGATGAAGTGGTCTTTGGTGATACGGGAAACCATGCTTATGTATCCTTTTTGCCTTTTGGGATGAGAGCCTCCATCAAGTCCATTGTTTTGTCTTTTAGTATTTCCACTTCTTAAATTGCATTTATTTTTTGACAGTGTGGAAAATCCTTAATGTTTCTCTAAATagatttttcagcaacttccATGTGAGCTTGTAGGGAAGACACCCTCATCAGATCTTCAAAGTAATGTGGGAAAACTATTGCATGTTGAAAGACGGGCTGGGGATGCTTCAATTGTTGCTGGTGCTTCTATATTGGCTTCGCTTTCTAGTCTGCGGCAAGATATTTCACGCTTGAAGACTACATCTCAGGCTAGTGGTAAATCCTACCTGGGGAATGACCTAGCTTCTTCTCcaaatgcaaatgaagatgagCTTGATGGCCTGGAAGTTGATTCAGCTACCAATGTTAGAGGAGATAATGCTACTGAAAGCGGGGCCAACAATGCAATCATAGAGGCAGGCAATGTAAACTTCTTCctggaaattttcttttgattcatCTATGAGCCAATTTACTTATTACACAAAATTGACCAAGGAAATGTGAAAACAGATATTGGATGATAGAGAGTGGACAAGGGATTCAATGCCAGCATCGACATCAGGGATGTCTTTACGATGTGCAGTATTTAGAGAAGATATTCATGCTGGTATAATTGATGGCCGTGACGTTGAAGTTTCATTTGATGACTTCCCATATTATCTCAGGTTGGCATTCTGACATATCATATGCCTGCATTTCTTCAACGTACTATAGGCTTGAATTGTcaattttccttaatttctaGTTCTTTCTGCTGGATTGCATTCAGTCATTCTTATTTGTGTTGTTGATAAAGCCTTGGAAGATTCAGAAATTACTCATGTGATTGTTAAGTAGGGGAGCTTGACATGTTGGATAAGAGGTAGCTTTTTAGATGTTAGGGTGGTCGTGATGTGGTTTTCTTAACCAAGGAGGCACAAGGGAACTTATCCATATTATTATCCTTAATGGGCTGTGATGTTTCTACTAAGAAGGCCTATATCTTATGCTTGGCAATAGAAGGCAGCATGGTTACATGCTCAAAGGCTCCCAGAAGTAATATAGAAGGTTTCTACCATTTATAGGTGAATCAGTTGTTTGTTCCATCCCCCTGAAACACTCCGCACCCTCTGTCTGCTGCCTTTCATAGCTTGCCTTGGCACTTTGAGTCTCCATTCTACAAGTTAAAATGTATATTTGTGGTTATATTGGGCAAATGTAATATCAAATATCATGTTTAAATTGGGTTTGGTAATCAAGCTTGGAGAAACTAGAGGAAAAAGAATTTGAAGGAATGTTGATGTTGATCTGTGTACACAATAATATGCATGACTGCTGAGGAAAATTCTTGTTTAACATGTAACCTGTTTTGAGCTTCAGTGAGCTTAGACTGGTGACACAGTTTCTCTGAAAATGCCTTTGCTAGTGATAAATTAGCTTACATGGCCTTCTGACTGGTGACGCTGTTTTGGTAAGATAACAGTACTGGCTTAACATAAGTGTCTTTGTTATGTAGGGACAAATGTTACTTGGAATTTAAAATTAAGCAGAATGCTGGACAAATTATTAGACGGAATAACATATAGAGGGGAATTGCATGATTTCATTTTTGTCCGTTACAAGTTTTAAAGAATTCTGGAGCTGCACGTTCCTGAGTGATCCGCTAGTGGTcattactttatttttcttaaccATTCAAAGTTGGCAGTAAAGGCATCTACTGTCCTTGTCacgcttttttttttggttattttttgtttgttttgctaTGATCCTTGTCATGCTTGCATCTATAGTATAAACATAAAAGCTTTTGTAAAGGGACAGAAATGACTTCTAAATAAAGTAAGTTTTTCTAACCTGGTTCTAAGCTAGAATCTGTTGTTTGATATTGATTTATGTTAATATACGATTGCTTGCTGTCTATTTCGTATGGTGCATGGGCtactaattaaaacaaatttcACTTGCTGTTGACTCCATTCTTCCATCTATCTTCGGCTTATCTCTAATTTGTGTTTATGGTAATTTTTTCAACATGCAGTGAGAGTACAAAAAATGTGCTCATTGCAGCTACATATATACAGCTGAAGCACAGGGAACAAATTAAATACACCTCTGAGCTTCCAACTGTGAATCCAAGAATCTTACTTTCTGGTCCTGCAGGTCTGTTACAATATTCTGCGGATTATTTTTGTTACATTCTTCTTTCTCCTGCCACGTCAAAGTTTGTTTGTCAGCGTGGaacttatatttatatttgcTTTATCAGGATCTGAAATATACCAGGAGATGTTGGCCAAGGCACTTGCTCGTTATTATGGGGCTAAATTGCTTATATTTGATAGCCACTTGTTTTTGGGTGTAAGATACATTTATTTggataagatttttttttcgggtTTGATCTTTTCATAAATGATTTCTACAGTTTGTTTTTccaatatttttgcattatcagTTTAACTTTCAGGACACTGAAAGTTTTTTATAGTAGTTAGTCCCTGATATCATTCATATTGTTATCATCTGCATTCTGAGAAGATGCATTTGGTGTCATTGATTAAACCTATTTTGTTCTCTAGGGTTTGTCTTTTAAAGAAGCTGAACTACTGAAAGAGGGTTACAATGTGGACAAAATCTGCAATATTGTGAAAAAACTTTCTGGAACCTCTGACTTGACCAAGGGCATCATGGCTTCATCTGGTGAAGTAGATACAACACTTGGCTTGGAGTCCCAACTGAAGTCAGAGACCGACAATTCACCTGCCTTAGCTGGGACATCTAAGAATCCATCGTTTAGAATTGGTATATTAGTTTATGGTTTATAAGTTAGTTCCATATTAATGTGCTATGCAATACCATGTGAATTTAGGACTTATTCTGTATTTTTCACCTGACATAACTGAAAATCTGGATTCCTAGGTGATAAAGTGAGATTTATTGGTTCCACTTCTGGTAGCTTGTATTCATCTCCTACAAGGTAAATTTAGCATGTAATTCATCTCTAAATTGTCTTCTGTTTTTTAGTAAATGAGAAACATTGTTGCTGTGATTCATTATTAAGTTTAAGTGGATTCCTTGAATTGTCTGTCTTTATTGGTGGTGTTTCTTACTAATTGGTGTTCTGCTCACTGAGGTTTCTGTCTTTTCTGTTAGACTGGTGTCTTTGTTAGATATATACTTGATTGTAATTATAGAAGTTGCTCTGGTTGGAAAAACAACGCTGTTTAGATCCGGATATTTTCCTCTTATGTACAATATGATTGTTTATCTAAACGAACATCCTCACAATaatggttttatttttttatgttttttggcTGCTTAGGGTCCTCTTTGTGATTGCAGTGAACTTTTCTCTTCACATGTGCCTGTCTCTATAAAGCAGtgatcttcttttcctttttgtggTAATGACTTTGTGGCTAAATGAAATAGCTGGCTGTCAAAGATGACAATTAGGGAAGCTAGACATCAACTGGGTGTTCAATTTACTCCAAAAGAAGCTCCACTAGAATTTTCCAAGTTCAAGCCTAATTCTTTGTTTTGCTATGAACTCTGTCCAccacattttttccttttctttctcctcttCTGGCCTTCTGTTTGATATTTCTAGTGATAAAAGTGCTCTATATCATTTGAGTTTGATACTGGAGTCTAATCTAGGATGAGTCTGAACAGTTCAATTCATAGTTTCTCAATCTCATGCTTGGTGAACCATTTTTTTCCAGGCTGTAGTCCTGTGATATCCCACATCAGTGGGATAGAGGTGCATGACTTTCAATATCAGTTTGAGCCCATGGGGTATCTAACAACCTGGGTAAACCATTTTGAGCCTGTGGATTCTGTTCAAAGGTTGTTGGGCCACGTCTTGGGCCCTGGGCGTTACAAATCCAATAATGTGTAGTTCTATCAAGATATGTGATGAGTGATGAGTTTAATTATACTGATGCTGCAGCAAGCGGGATTAATATGGAGTATTTGGGGGTTTTAATCTGGCTATGTTAAGAAGATATGCTTTGTCACTCATATTATATGAAGTGATGCTTTAGACAATATAAATATATTCAATAAATAATGACAAAGAAAGATCGTAAGACTATCAATAAAGTATGGTTTATCTTAACATGTAAATGCAGCCTAGTAGAGTTCTGAAAAGTGAGGCCAAACTTTTCTGGACATGTGGAGCCCAAAGATTTTAATTGTTGTCTTTCAAGCAGCGGAGAGAGTTTTTGTTGAAAATGAATTGtgtaattataaaaatgtaaaccAGAGAGACAAATTGGGTTCTTTAAACGCAATGAAAATTGTATTTGTTGCAGAACTTAATGGATACTAGTGCAGCTaacaattatatattttttatttttctttccctttttgtgCCTAGTTGGCTTCAAAATTGTAAACCATGAACTTACTTAGCGTTTCTTGCATCTCTGTTTCTAGTTCTATATTGCGTAATTATGTTGCTATTGGTTTTCAAATGATTTGTCATGAGTGTTTATTTATGCTAATGCTGGTTCCTTCTCTGTCGTGTCGTTTTAAAGTTTCTACTGCATGCAATCTCTGCTCGTTTGCTGTATATGACCATTAATTCTTGGCCTAATTTCTAGGGGCCCCGTTTTTGGAACGCGTGGGAAGGTTATGTTGCCTTTTGAAGATAATCCCTTGTCAAAAATTGGCGTAAGATTTGATAAACCTGTAACAGATGGTGTTGACTTAGGAGGTCTTTGCGACATGGGTCATGGATTCTTTTGCAATGGTATGTCCAACTAGAACTGATACCCATTAACAGATGAACCCAAGTTTCAATGTCTCCTGATTTCCATAAAATGTGCGAGCTAGATTTGGTTTTTGACAATATTCTTACCCTCTCTCTCTGTCTTTCTCTACTTATAGCCAATGAACTCCGTTTGGAAGCCACGGGCTCAGAAGATCTAGACAGGTTACTGATTATCACATTATTTGAGGTAGGATTAAATGGATATCAAGTGAATCAGATTTTAGTAATATCGCTTTTTACAGTTTTTCATCACTGAAAATTGTCTGTGTTTTCTAGGCTGTCTCTAGTGAGAGCCGAAACTCCCCTTTCATTTTGTTCATGAAAGATGCTGAGAAGTCTATGGTGGGGAATTCTGAGTCATACTCGACTTTCAAGGCCAAGCTTGAGAAGCTTCCGAACAATGTTGTTGTTATTGGTTCACATACGCATACTGACAATCGTAAGGAAAAGGTACTGATGTCACTACGTGTACTGACTTTCAATGGGCTGTATTTTTTTATCCAACTTGTTACTGTAATGGCCTATATGTGCCATAGTGCCTTGTTGAGGCATTATGCCGTTAAGAAGCATGACATCCGgagtcatttttttttcccttaggTCATGTGTTTTTTCCTGAGAAAACTATGTGGGGCTAGCTGGGTTCACTCTTTTAAAGTCTTTTACAATGAATTTAATTTTGATAAGACAAAGAAGGTAGTATATGGGTGAGTTGTGTGGGATCTTGAAAGTGACTTTTAGAAGAGGTTTTGAAGGTGTATTATGTACACAGATGGTCGTTCTTTTGCCATAGATCATATCTCTTTCTGCCTTtctatttcttttgttgttctTGTGATAATTTGTAATGTTGAATGCGTAGGTATATTAACTTAAATCACATCTCTCTTGGGCATTGAATTACTTAGAAATTCAAAGAAATGATAGAGGGTAGAAATAGCAGAAGAAAATTTGAGTTTAATTTCTAGCATTTCAGGCATTATGTTCAGAAATTTAGTTCTGTTTAGAAAGGATATTTCCTGTCATGGAGAACATAAAAAAGGCACATTACATGACAGTTAAACAATAATTAATCCCCTACAATCAGGAACAGGAGTGCAAGTAACTGATTATTGGTTATTTAAGCGCTTCTGTCTTAAAAAGTTTATGCCTTAAATTGTGGAAGCGAAGGACATGCCGAACAAGTAGAAATgaggaaatgaaacaaaaataagaacatGTTAATGTTTACTATATAGGCTTTTAGCAAATCCATTCTTAAAACTTTCATTTTCTCCAGTTGCTTCCTGGGATTCCTTTGGACATTTGGAGTGGGGCTGTAGAACAAAAACAAATTGTTTCGTAGATCCATTCAATTTCTGTCTGTAGTATTGTGTTTTAATTTGACTCATGGTTGTTGCTTTGCTTCTTTTCAACTTTGGGAATCATTTTCCTTGCTGATGCTATAAGAGGAAATGCTCTCTTACTTGCTTGGAAAGTTCTGGTAAAGGTAGTCCTTGTAAGCCTTGTAAATTTGAGGTGTGTGAAATGTTCTTAATTATTTCTGCCGCAAAGTTGAAAAAGATAAGTATCTAAACAGAGTAAGAAATTGATCTCAAAACAATTGCAGAATTGCAGTTTTGTTGACTTAAGTGATGTTTAGTGGTGAGAAAGAGGGTATCTTTCTAGATGCCAAGGGTGCATGATCTCGTTGGACAATAAACATGTGTTTCATTTGACGATGTATTCTCACTTACCTATCAgcaaaataaaatgattttgaTTGCCTAAAGGCAGCCTTTATTATGACTGATTTTATTGGCTTGTGCGCATGTGTCTCAGAGTTGAAACTTAATTTACTTGCCTAGATGAGTCAACAGTCTATGCTTCTTTACTAGCTTATAGTTGAGAATGGGGcttaacttttctctttttgtataTTCACCTTGA
It includes:
- the LOC113739811 gene encoding uncharacterized protein isoform X2 encodes the protein MVSTRRSGSLPSNTSNKRSSSSSDNNPPSPKRPKGESSNAKASEKSTAENSKELCSTDPPGFTGGCPPATACGGAEVVSHPTRVDPSATVPAASLATPVAEGTTPVILDKTRNSFSSWKQHPGYEMPAPWCRLLSQYQQNATVSVNRTPFLIGPSKNANLLIRDQNVRCTIRLSKRAGSSVALLESRGSKGSVQVNGKTIKKNTSCVLSSGDEVVFGDTGNHAYIFQQLPCELVGKTPSSDLQSNVGKLLHVERRAGDASIVAGASILASLSSLRQDISRLKTTSQASGKSYLGNDLASSPNANEDELDGLEVDSATNVRGDNATESGANNAIIEILDDREWTRDSMPASTSGMSLRCAVFREDIHAGIIDGRDVEVSFDDFPYYLSESTKNVLIAATYIQLKHREQIKYTSELPTVNPRILLSGPAGSEIYQEMLAKALARYYGAKLLIFDSHLFLGGLSFKEAELLKEGYNVDKICNIVKKLSGTSDLTKGIMASSGEVDTTLGLESQLKSETDNSPALAGTSKNPSFRIGDKVRFIGSTSGSLYSSPTRGPVFGTRGKVMLPFEDNPLSKIGVRFDKPVTDGVDLGGLCDMGHGFFCNANELRLEATGSEDLDRLLIITLFEAVSSESRNSPFILFMKDAEKSMVGNSESYSTFKAKLEKLPNNVVVIGSHTHTDNRKEKSHPGGLLFTKFGSNQTALLDLAFPDNFGRLHDRGKDVPKATKLLTKLFPNKVTINMPQDEALQASWKHQLERDAETLKMKANLNNLRTVLTRTGLDCDGLETLCIKDQTLTIESAEKIVGWALSHHLMQNTQNDSESRLAFSTESIQHGIGILQAIQNESKSLKKSLKDVVTENEFEKRLLADVIPPSDIGVTFDDIGALENVKDTLKELVMLPLQRPELFCKGQLTKPCKGILLFGPPGTGKTMLAKAVATEAGANFINISMSSITSKWFGEGEKYVKAVFSLASKIAPSVVFVDEVDSMLGRRENPGEHEAMRKMKNEFMVNWDGLRTKDTERVLVLAATNRPFDLDEAVIRRLPRRLMVNLPDAPNRAKILKVILAKEDLSPDVDLDAVANMTDGYSGSDLKNLCVAAAHRPIREILEKEKKEHAAALAEGKPPPALSSSGDIRPLNMEDFKFAHERVCASVSSESINMNELLQWNELYGEGGSRRKKSLSYFM
- the LOC113739811 gene encoding uncharacterized protein isoform X1 — its product is MVSTRRSGSLPSNTSNKRSSSSSDNNPPSPKRPKGESSNAKASEKSTAENSKELCSTDPPGFTGGCPPATACGGAEVVSHPTRVDPSATVPAASLATPVAEGTTPVILDKTRNSFSSWKQHPGYEMPAPWCRLLSQYQQNATVSVNRTPFLIGPSKNANLLIRDQNVRCTIRLSKRAGSSVALLESRGSKGSVQVNGKTIKKNTSCVLSSGDEVVFGDTGNHAYIFQQLPCELVGKTPSSDLQSNVGKLLHVERRAGDASIVAGASILASLSSLRQDISRLKTTSQASGKSYLGNDLASSPNANEDELDGLEVDSATNVRGDNATESGANNAIIEAGNILDDREWTRDSMPASTSGMSLRCAVFREDIHAGIIDGRDVEVSFDDFPYYLSESTKNVLIAATYIQLKHREQIKYTSELPTVNPRILLSGPAGSEIYQEMLAKALARYYGAKLLIFDSHLFLGGLSFKEAELLKEGYNVDKICNIVKKLSGTSDLTKGIMASSGEVDTTLGLESQLKSETDNSPALAGTSKNPSFRIGDKVRFIGSTSGSLYSSPTRGPVFGTRGKVMLPFEDNPLSKIGVRFDKPVTDGVDLGGLCDMGHGFFCNANELRLEATGSEDLDRLLIITLFEAVSSESRNSPFILFMKDAEKSMVGNSESYSTFKAKLEKLPNNVVVIGSHTHTDNRKEKSHPGGLLFTKFGSNQTALLDLAFPDNFGRLHDRGKDVPKATKLLTKLFPNKVTINMPQDEALQASWKHQLERDAETLKMKANLNNLRTVLTRTGLDCDGLETLCIKDQTLTIESAEKIVGWALSHHLMQNTQNDSESRLAFSTESIQHGIGILQAIQNESKSLKKSLKDVVTENEFEKRLLADVIPPSDIGVTFDDIGALENVKDTLKELVMLPLQRPELFCKGQLTKPCKGILLFGPPGTGKTMLAKAVATEAGANFINISMSSITSKWFGEGEKYVKAVFSLASKIAPSVVFVDEVDSMLGRRENPGEHEAMRKMKNEFMVNWDGLRTKDTERVLVLAATNRPFDLDEAVIRRLPRRLMVNLPDAPNRAKILKVILAKEDLSPDVDLDAVANMTDGYSGSDLKNLCVAAAHRPIREILEKEKKEHAAALAEGKPPPALSSSGDIRPLNMEDFKFAHERVCASVSSESINMNELLQWNELYGEGGSRRKKSLSYFM